ttttttggccaaatttttttattcggggttaataactgcgaacatacCTAACCTTAAGCTCAGACATaaaaacgcttatttttgaaattaagtttaatagaacctttttaattttttttttgttaaaattgcttaattgtttcaatttttattttttttggagtaaaatttttaaatgacccattaattaaagaGCATTTAAAATCTCCTTGCTTAAGGGAAAGTAGATGAATTTGTGAGTAAGCAATTGTCAACTTTTCAAATGACATAATTGATATTTCTAAACAGGAATTGTAGCCTTTTATTGGAACTttatagtagtaataataaaaaaataaaagtataaaagaaaaaaatgagaaGTTAACAAAGATAACCCTTTTAGAATAATTACTTAGTTAAATgacaaaattgacaaaaatattttttcaaaaatattggctttatttttatttatttttatatcttataatatatattcccTCTATTCTTTGAAGGAGAATCCATTTTCCATTTTGGGtgtttcatttattgtttttcataaaaaaaaaattatttatatcacaaatctttggacaaaaataatcttattcatccttattttaatgttatactttccacaaacttcattttaatatttttatatttcttgtgGTCCTCacatgttttccactaactttataaaaatattcttttattaatggtccccatattttttctactaaatttcttttaatattttttaatgtttatggttctttcttttcctctatcaaataaattattcaatagaataatatatctactatttaaaagattttatttctcttaattttCATGAACATTACTTGTGGAAACTTCATTAAGAAATAGatagtatttaattataaattagaaaaatattagccataattattttcattagcATTATCATCATTGTCACATAGTTGCAATTTTTTCCAAAATACTTAACTATAAGTAtcttgattattaatattatttttgaagattaattaatttatacaattaacaaaattattgGTTTCAttgttttagttttatatataatatcaaataattttgaaaGGTTTATTTTTGTCATTGTTTAGATCAAATCTATATTAATAGTAATATCAAAAGTAAATTTGAATGCGTGATTAAAATTCACCTAAGTGTCGCAGAAAAAGACCATTTAAATAAAAGAACACTTATCAACTTAGGCCAAATATGATTAATGGTTAAACTATAAGTGTTAAATTAGTTTTGTAGAGTAAGATTTAAGTTTAGCACCAttgtttaagtattttttgcattttatgAAGAATACAATTATACTGTAGAGCTAAATTAGAAAATGACAAAAGAGAACAAGATTAATCCAAAAAGATTTTATATGTAATCGACGAATCAATAGATcaattatatttacttattacaTGACAATTTCATCATTCATGTTTAAGGTTATCTACaaattatttaagtttattacACAAATAAACAATATTGTATCAACATATCTTAACATTTATTACTTTATCTTTAGTATATGCTATAtagtatgtttattattattataaatcgtgaaaattatatttttatatttatcttCATACTAAAAACTCCGTGCAATTACACAgggttttatactaataatgtcttaaagttttaactttgattttgaatgggAGAGTGTTGAGTAACCAATACTGAAAAActtttgtttatgttttgatttttgagtAATTATTAATCCGAACATAAGTGAAATCAAAGATACAACATTGCGTTAAGTTCTAAAATTGCCAATTTTATATCCAACGAAGGCTGGTAGTCTTCATTGTTTGTTGCAATTCTTGTTTGTATATACTTTAGTGTAGGCATGACAATTCAGATTGAATTAAACCCTAATTCGACttgatttaagaaaaataatccgATTGAAGAAAAATATAACAGCAACACATCAGTATAACTATGCCTGAAATAATTATATTCAAGCATGAGAATAAGGAGAATAGCCGAATCATTTACAGTTTCAAGCAAAATAAGTATCTTATAACTGTACAAAGATAATCCTGGAACGATACGAATCACAATATACCCAGGAAAAGAAAATATTCCAGACAGTAAACCTACCTTAAGCAGAAAAGCTAATTTATTTTacgaaaattataaaaaaaatcaaataaaaaatagaaggaTAAATGAGAATGGGGCATTTGAATGGTTTCTTGCTTTTGCAAAAATGGGGTGATGAATGGGCTAATGAGAGGTTTAACTCTAGATGAAACAAGGGACTCTTATTCCTTGTTACCGAATCTTCTAGCAATATGAGGGCGTACATCATCGACATCAGTCAAGGTCTCCAAGAATGGGATCAAAGACATTAGCTCATTGTCTGAAGGGTCATTATACCAGCTCTTTATTGGAATTCCGTTATTGATTTGTAATCTGAAAACCTGATAGAAGAACACAAAGGGTGTtaatatacacacatacactaATTGGCATTAATGAAGGAACTTCTACAAGCTCTCTTGTTTTCTCATATTTATGCAAAGAATAGCCAATTGTGATTTTGTTGCATAGCATCTTTCTATATAGAAATGAGTGATTTTGATGCCTGAGCTTATCAATAGGAGAGAAACTACTTTAAGCTTATGCGTCTGCATGGCAAATGACTATTGGTTGAAACTGTTGGCTGATTTGAAGAACTAAATATATCGATTGATTTGTTAGTTGTTAACGCGTTGTAATAGATGGTAGTTATGGAGATTGGTAGAAGTTAGTTGTTGGTTGTTGGcagtttattagaaaaaaaataagataaaaaaccAAAAGTCAATAGAAAAACTAATCATAGTAGTTTTTTAGCTTTGGCTTAAAAGTCCGTTGGTTTAAAAGTCATTTGTCAAACACTTTTTGGGCTCCTTAATCAACCAATAAGCCAAGAGACAAAAGTCTAGTCAAAAAGCCATTTGCCAAGCACACGAATATCTGCCTTCTAAAGAAGGATCCCCCACGACTCTTCCAACTAAGTGTTCACCATTTAGATTCCATTAAACTGGTTTATGATTGAGATAACAAATACAGAGAAATATGAAGCAGAACCAAGGAAATAAAATGCACAAAGAAGCGGCAAAACAGCAAGATTGCATCAGTCAACAGAACTGGTGGGCAAGGGTGAGCAAAAAGTAAAAGTACCTGAGGAGTGTTATCTACAATCAGAACTTTGGCAAGATCAAAACCCAAAACTGTCAAGTCTTTAGTACAGGTGCCATCAGCGAAAATGCATGCTTCACGATAAGCTCGGTGAGAGATAAGCTTCCCATCAGGATCTAGTATGTCCAAAAGTTGCTCTGCATAAACGCTTTGACTAGCAGTGAAAATAACAATTTTGAACATTTCTGCTACTTTCTTCAAAAAAGTTCGAAGGTGAGGCCTTTCTTTTACATATACAGTATGTTCTTTCATGTTCAACCAATATGTAAAGCTAAAATTGGCATTTTCACAATGCTTCAAAGAACTGTGGACAAGGGTTTCTGCAGCAAAGAAAGTCATAGTTAACAATGTACAGAAGTCTGATGTCAGATGTAAAAACATTTATTCTGGACCGAAATTGATCTCAAGTAAGAGAGACATGGTAACTGACATGCTTGTCAAGTAAAAACCACCACCCATAATCAATCCCACTGATTGAGGCGGCGTCCAGGGTgatttattagtatataatcAATCTTACTGTTCATCCCATCAATTAGTCACCATATAACTAATCCAACATTTCAAAATGCAGAAAATTGAAGACATGAAGAGCTATAAAGCAAACCTTTGACAAATTGTTAAGTACAACTTACCATCTAAATCTAGTACCAAAGTTATCGACTTGGATTCTCGTGATTTCTTAGGCAACATAGTCGGCCGGGTACTAGGCACAATTTCTGACAAGTCAGGCAAGTTTATAAAAAAGTACGGATCAAAATATTGTCCCTCATCAGGGTCAAAACTAGCACAATCTGCTTCTTGTTTGCTGAGGAGAAACTCATGAATAGATAAAGGGTACAAAAAGTCTGAATTATTAGAGTCTTCAGATGGTTGTAAGAGCATATCGCTCAAATAATCCACTGAATCATTCAAGAAGGGCAACGCCATGTGTCTATCAGTACTATCAAAGAAGTTATTTGATTCTGCAGTACCATGTCCAGGGAGAACACGTTTCTCAGCAATATCATCAAATTCTGAACCTAAAGGAATCCAGTCCAAACTGATAAGATCTGATAGGTCCGAACCTTGGTTGTCAAATAAACTTCCACTGTTACCATTACTTTCATCAGCCATATTGGAAGTGAATGATTCTGGATGAATATTGACTCCTGTGGAAAACACCAGCAGATTTGAACACTTAGAAATTACATACTGTAGACATTCACAGATCACCTATACATTGTAATGAACTGCCCACTTTCTTAATGACTTAACACATAAACAACATTTCATCCCCCAaggccattaagtggctcctatCTAGGTACGCAACCTTAACATTGTTATACACTAGTTAGCGATAATAAAAAGGTTTCCAATTGGCCCTTGGTAGTAAATatcatttgcaacttcacacaaataagaagtgcacatgatttgatgagccattttactatagtacataaatatatttacaaaCATAAATGAGTTTGTATAGACTATAGTCTATAGTATCACTTTCTTAGTCATTAAGCTTGCTATAAGGCTTAGTTTTCTATCCTATATCCAGGTAATTGTTCACAATATCATCTCCACAATACTCAAATGTTCAGAAGAAACTATTCAACTTAACAATACAAACTGAGAAAGATTGTTTCCCTAACAGTAGTTCATGTAACAATTGAAAAAAGAGAAGAATACAAATGACAATTGAAAAAAGAGAAGAATACAAATGACAATTGAAAGCATGTGTTCACATATTGCATCATAATGAAAACAAATGAAAGTAGCAAAGAAACATGTACCTGAATTTTCATTAGTGTTTGGTACATCTCGAACATCAATTTGACATAAAGTGGGCGAGAAAATAGTCCCGAAGTTTGTCGAGCATGAGACCGAGGATGATTCCTGCATAGACAAATTTTCATGAGAACACATAATGACCATACTATTTCAAGAAAATTGCTTTGAAAGATGAAATTCTTTTGACATTAAGTATACAAAAACAATTCATCACAAGTCACAACAGTCTGAATACAAGCAAAGCATATAAAGCAGAAACATAGGTGATCAAACCACAAAGGAAAAcagatcattgttccttgtttttcaaaagaaagattttggggccaacaaaaacaaaaaaaggaacATAAGATGGGAAAAAGAGGTGAGCTTTAATATTTACAAGTCCAATATATATCTTGTTTCCACACTGAGGTCAAGTGGTATTGCTTAGACAATTGACATTGATATATGTTCCACTGGACAGTAAGAATGTAAAACACATCGAGAGTGCAGGGTACATAAgagaaaataactaaaaataaccaAAACACCCTGAACTTTTCTATCTAGCCCTCCTTTAAAAATATGGGTGAAATCCCTTTTTACTCATAATGTAACTCCAGTCTTTTTTCAAGCTACTGTACGTACAAAACCTATATGCAAAAATCAAGCAAATAAACTTCGTGGCTCAATCAAAGTCCAGGTGAACAACTTTAAATTATAGGGAAGGAGCGTAAAGGGCAGTTAGAACTTATAATGTAGGATATATTTTATAACATATGACAATGCTTACACCGTTACACATACACACAGCACAATTTCATTACCCCATGCAATTAAGTGGCTTCCACTTAGGTAGAGTTTGTGGATCAGATATACACGACCTTATCGTGATAACAAATAGGACTGTGGAATTAACCCTTAATGGCAAACATCAACTTCAACTTCACATAAACAAGTACATATGATGTAATGAGCCATTTTAATATAATCttattataatccaaaaccaaagaactataaatctttcgTAGTTGGCACCATTGAGAATGCGCATTTTACACTGTTACACATAATTGCACTAATTTAAGCAGGAATGGTTCAGAATAAAACATGGGTTCCAGGAATACAAATTACCATTCCCTCGATCATAGCAGAACCAATGGAAAACTTGACTAAATGATGCTTGAAGAAGCCTTCATCACTTTGCCCCTCATCAAAGTTGGCGGTTCTTACAATTCCAGTGTTTTGGTTATTTAATCCACAGCTAGAGAACACTGCACAAAAtaaaaagtgaagaaaaattaaGATCAATTTGCAAACCAAGCACAAAGAAACATTGGTCACTCTTAGTTGTGAGATTAGGTTTGAGGGTGATTGTGGTTAGATGGCCGAGATGGTGGGGAAGGGAGATGGtttttttctttccatttgTTCTGTTTTTtaagataatttatttttccatGTTTTCAagacttttttttctttttcatatattttttatttttccatttttttaaaCAGAATTACTTGTAACCAAAATGGGGTTTATGTTGTGGGCAAACATTTGGCAATGGTTGGACTATTAAATATGATATTATTCACAATGGCTAGGTAAATGTTGTATGCAACTCTACTAGAGACTTGTAATTCAAAAAAACACTACAAGAGACATTTTTCACTTGCTTCTCCCATGTACCTCAAATTTTGTATTAATGTCAACACAACACATTCCTTATCCTTCTGTTCGAAATTCCGTACATATTACAAAACGGAAAACTAATCCCAACTTAATACTAAGGGAGAAACATTTTCTTTGGAAACATCCACATCGGAAGGTATCCGGAAATCCGGAAATCTTGTTTTATTGCAATATGAAAGGTTAACTTCTAAAGACCCAACCAACCCAGCTCGACTTAGCGCGTGTGTTTATGGATTAATTAGTGTTTTCTGCCACCCTCCCAAAAGTGGGTAACTCCATGGGCTGCACCCAAGTATATTGAATTTCATATGCTTAAGTCCACACTTCCATATCCCAACAATGTGGGACACATAATTGCTTTAGTGCAAAAGACTTTCTCTTAAAGAACACTTTTTTAGCTTCTACCTGAAAATTACCAATGTGGGACATTCATCTGATTCCACTGAGAAATCAACTACTGTCTATTGCCTTCAACCAAATTATGAGCTTAACAACAAAACATACCATTCTCTTGCTAACACACAAAGCAGCCAGATCTCTGCCGAAATGGTTTAAAGTTTAAACCTTGCTCCAGATTTGAAAAACTCACTAATGTgatttttgtaataaaaaataataatttgacaTGAAATGTACATTTTGCCAAAAGAAAATATACAAGGTACTTTCCTACAAAACTTTTGTCATAAAAGGTACAATATGACTGAACATAAACCGATGCTTGTCTGCCTAAAGCCTAAACAGGTAGTTTAgatcttttaacaaaaaaaatgtatggttaaaaatttaaataccccaaaaaaggaaaaaaaataatgaaactgCAAATAGTATGAAACTTTGTGAAAAGGTTAACAGTTACAAGTTAGACTCTTGattgttttccaaaaaaaaCTGTTACTTCCCAGGTTGAAAAGTTCCTAAACAATCAGAGACGGTGGGTGGCTTACCTTCCGGGCAGCTCTGACAAGTTTTGACGTTCGAACTTTTAGATATTGTCCTTGATTTGTGACACAAACGCAAACAAGTTTTCTCTTTCACACAATTCTTCATACTTAGTGATGGCATTTGCTCTATGCTTGATATTTTGACAGTAGATTCAATCAACAGAACACTGCAAAGAGACCATTTACGGAAGTATAAGCAACTATGGACAAAAGTCGGCCACATATAGTCCAAGAGGATAGGAGTGAAATGAGGTgaagaattaaaattaatgaCAAAGGCGGCTTCATTTTCTTCGGCTCAGTGACAGGTAAAATATTTTCTTCAGACCAATTTCAGATACGAGCTAACGATAACTGAGAACAACCTTTCGATTATCAAAGAGCAACAGCCATCAATTTGGGAGTTGGTCCAATAGAAAAAAACAAGACGACACAGATGAATATCACAGATCATCCACATTAGAGTCTAGGCATGCATAGAGAGTACAATGTGAGAGAAAATGCAATTTATTAAAACATTAATAGATGAGACCACAATTGTCGTATTCATGGAACGATAATAACTTATATATGCATATCAGCAAGCAGTAATCTACATATAAGAAGACACTCATT
This genomic stretch from Amaranthus tricolor cultivar Red isolate AtriRed21 chromosome 9, ASM2621246v1, whole genome shotgun sequence harbors:
- the LOC130823930 gene encoding uncharacterized protein LOC130823930, translated to MPSLSMKNCVKEKTCLRLCHKSRTISKSSNVKTCQSCPEVFSSCGLNNQNTGIVRTANFDEGQSDEGFFKHHLVKFSIGSAMIEGMESSSVSCSTNFGTIFSPTLCQIDVRDVPNTNENSGVNIHPESFTSNMADESNGNSGSLFDNQGSDLSDLISLDWIPLGSEFDDIAEKRVLPGHGTAESNNFFDSTDRHMALPFLNDSVDYLSDMLLQPSEDSNNSDFLYPLSIHEFLLSKQEADCASFDPDEGQYFDPYFFINLPDLSEIVPSTRPTMLPKKSRESKSITLVLDLDETLVHSSLKHCENANFSFTYWLNMKEHTVYVKERPHLRTFLKKVAEMFKIVIFTASQSVYAEQLLDILDPDGKLISHRAYREACIFADGTCTKDLTVLGFDLAKVLIVDNTPQVFRLQINNGIPIKSWYNDPSDNELMSLIPFLETLTDVDDVRPHIARRFGNKE